From Podospora bellae-mahoneyi strain CBS 112042 chromosome 3, whole genome shotgun sequence, the proteins below share one genomic window:
- a CDS encoding hypothetical protein (EggNog:ENOG503P9YP; COG:S), with the protein MSDQDYGLAPPGAKPSDSTPGKHRGPRFTWNSQYEATFFRSLCESVNLGLREGSTFKPQAWDRAIQALIDKHNAYANKSHLINKSDNARKKYRLWIGLREDNSFYYNPQNRTVTGTEEAWARHLQKEPLARSLKGRPFEHEEYYEILFPDVPGSGGAPKRLTKPRRKGPDSLNSTDEPDAPGTSIMDMLTETSYLNPVQSHIAPPLPQQPSIVAPSMPTPLPAPSQQLSRPPAAMAPPPQPRASLPSTTSALTPPEENPQQPRKRMHAGDNAATTNQSIQSDKRRRTAPPNYIDLQQQQTHVATANNVNHTLHPALSNHATQSSGGSTSNSTGIAVASSHTVGTHPSLPTAPPVASDITVLAEALRGAKARPTWQEQAMEILFGDFREEDPDLQIKIAEKLLTDENKAMFFCKMPEPLRKHWVKRLREVHNNRVS; encoded by the exons ATGTCTGACCAGGACTACGGACTTGCTCCTCCAGGCGCCAAACCCTCCGACAGCACCCCGGGCAAGCATCGTGGCCCGCGCTTCACCTGGAACTCGCAGTACGAAGCTACCTTCTTCCGTTCGCTATGCGAGTCAGTCAACCTGGGTCTGCGCGAAGGCAGCACCTTCAAGCCCCAGGCTTGGGACCGTGCTATCCAAGCCCTTATCGACAAACACAATGCCTATGCCAACAAGAGTCATCTCATCAACAAGAGTGACAATGCCCGCAAGAAGTACCGCCTGTGGATTGGCTTGAGGGAGGATAACTCTTTCTACTACAATCCACAAAACAGGACAGTGACTGGCACTGAAGAGGCTTGGGCTAGGCATCTCCAG AAAGAACCATTAGCTCGCTCGCTCAAAGGTCGACCTTTCGAACACGAAGAATATTACGAGATCCTCTTCCCTGACGTGCCTGGATCTGGCGGCGCCCCTAAGCGTCTTACCAAACCTCGCAGGAAAGGACCGGACAGCCTCAATAGCACCGATGAACCGGACGCACCCGGCACATCTATCATGGACATGCTCACCGAGACGAGCTATCTCAATCCTGTACAGTCGCATATTGCGCCGCCTCTTCCGCAGCAGCCTAGTATTGTCGCGCCTTCTATGCCGACCCCTCTCCCGGCGCCTTCACAACAGCTTTCACGGCCCCCAGCGGCAATGGCCCCGCCGCCTCAGCCTCGCGCCTCCCTTCCATCCACAACCTCTGCACTGACACCGCCAGAAGAGAACCCACAGCAACCAAGGAAGCGCATGCACGCCGGCGACAACGCCGCGACCACGAATCAATCCATTCAATCTGACAAGCGTCGGCGCACTGCTCCTCCGAACTACATCGAtcttcagcaacagcagacTCATGTAGCGACCGCAAACAATGTTAACCACACCCTGCATCCTGCTCTCAGCAATCACGCGACTCAAAGCAGCGGGGGCAGCACTAGCAACAGCACTGGCATTGCTGTCGCATCATCTCACACAGTCGGCACCCACCCGTCGCTCCCAACCGCCCCTCCCGTCGCCAGTGACATCACCGTTCTAGCCGAGGCTCTCCGTGGGGCCAAGGCTCGCCCTACTTGGCAGGAACAGGCTATGGAGATCTTGTTTGGGGATTTCCGCGAGGAGGACCCCGACTTGCAGATCAAAATCGCCGAAAAGCTGCTGACGGACGAGAACAAAGCGATGTTTTTCTGCAAGATGCCAGAGCCATTGCGGAAGCACTGGGTTAAGCGCCTTAGAGAGGTGCATAATAATCGTGTTTCTTAA
- a CDS encoding hypothetical protein (EggNog:ENOG503NW4V; CAZy:AA9; COG:O): MQLYTAIIFMWSFPQGALSHSILTTETLNDIFHQFLHNDTIFTPFKYIRPVPAETPLHITDKNDIRCNRAGANGQSTNVLTITAGDTVGFKPTFWIHHPGAYAAYLSAVPPGKIISNYAGDGDWFKIWDICYDLSMWHCIWASQRGGAEFYPSCAHVEVLNAGWKSTGLSPGPTARFPEAHEAEAHGSWCSIYGTLMTRKMPGPQVWDGR; encoded by the exons ATGCAACTTTATACAGCAATCATTTTCATGTGGTCATTCCCTCAAGGGGCCCTATCCCACT CAATACTGACTACAGAAACGCTCAATGATATCTTCCACCAATTTCTCCATAACGACACAATATTCACTCCTTTCAAGTACATCCGCCCCGTCCCTGCTGAAACGCCACTTCACATCACCGACAAGAACGACATTCGATGTAACCGAGCAGGGGCCAATGGACAGTCAACAAATGTCTTGACAATCACAGCAGGCGACACCGTGGGGTTCAAGCCTACATTTTGGATCCATCATCCCGGGGCATACGCTGCTTACCTCTCTGCCGTCCCTCCTGGAAAAATCATCTCCAATTACGCGGGTGACGGTGACTGGTTCAAGATTTGGGA TATTTGCTACGATTTGAGCATGTGGCACTGCATCTGGGCCAGCCAGAGAGGTGGAGCCGAGTTCTACCCTTCTTGTGCCCACGTTGAAGTGCTGAACGCTGGGTGGAAGAGCACCGGTCTTAGCCCAGGACCGACAGCACGGTTCCCCGAGGCACACGAGGCAGAAGCACACGGAAGTTGGTGTTCAATATATGGGACTTTGATGAC CAGGAAGATGCCTGGCCCGCAAGTGTGGGATGGCCGCTGA
- a CDS encoding hypothetical protein (EggNog:ENOG503PQKA) has translation MNHQHTRWPLSAQGERPRLSLQTASPTENSPGLPPYPVNDQDARSLVASKLWGEQRRFSDSFSQMSNEALYHESLDKLNLSCRTGLSFNFKEQTEQEVQFVVDLGGSVTHIPSPQPSPTFKPAGLPSRAALTYTPANAKTYPFAEWELTNDKPQAEGDGFMLWKEYSPVILTRRSSSLQSEREQVLDAVSSLGLKGPVKGLGKLSRPVLNKYYRTEQALAEFLIKQDRVLLRPLPTPETGQRELERLETELFDTSKYMGSTNYMTVLTWSDDNPWGTITLFQVETPLMGFVSQGGYLESQRRKPPNLHVHVREPFATKIKPVAAMEHIPQQVLVNMRMDTAIRKLVLVHEQNSQRFRWMAKGEMGHPSYATLYRPDMPVPIAVQRSLYEHLDADEAAILGHHSHCRPSCLNPQAAYQDRQGVTADGIVATIPQFLALLHSTQSIVEVASSPKPSDEERAETTSGERFRRCSIKQPFQGKRHTGRDVHVVVLLPASRSAWVEEKLFWTDEQGHLAEFRQKRYKSVIDRERDRRRGRCFGEFSGRRGRSPGVGEIRSPPLSATLCARDSVWYE, from the coding sequence ATGAATCACCAACACACACGATGGCCATTATCAGCGCAGGGCGAGCGGCCTCGATTGTCATTGCAGACAGCCTCACCCACTGAAAACAGTCCCGGGCTGCCCCCATACCCCGTCAATGACCAGGATGCCCGTTCACTTGTTGCGTCAAAGCTATGGGGTGAACAGAGGCGATTTTCAGATTCTTTCTCTCAAATGTCCAACGAAGCCCTCTATCACGAGTCGTTGGACAAGTTGAACCTCTCCTGCCGCACAGGTTTAAGCTTCAACTTCAAAGAACAAACCGAACAGGAAGTGCAATTTGTGGTTGATCTCGGCGGAAGTGTCACACATATCCCGTCCCCACAACCATCCCCGACATTTAAGCCGGCAGGTTTACCATCCAGGGCTGCCCTAACTTACACACCTGCCAACGCCAAAACATATCCTTTTGCGGAGTGGGAACTCACCAACGACAAACCCCAAGCGGAAGGAGATGGATTCATGCTGTGGAAGGAATACTCGCCAGTGATACTGACGCGCCGTTCTTCCTCACTCCAGTCAGAGAGAGAGCAGGTCCTCGATGCAGTATCTAGTCTCGGCTTGAAAGGTCCTGTCAAAGGCCTTGGGAAGCTGTCAAGGCCGGTTCTGAACAAGTACTACCGCACAGAGCAAGCACTGGCAGAGTTCCTGATTAAGCAAGATCGCGTCCTACTCCGTCCGCTGCCTACGCCAGAGACTGGGCAAAGAGAGCTGGAACGCCTAGAAACCGAGCTATTCGACACATCAAAATATATGGGTAGCACAAATTATATGACCGTACTCACCTGGTCCGACGACAACCCATGGGGAACCATCACACTATTCCAAGTCGAGACCCCACTGATGGGCTTCGTCAGCCAAGGGGGTTATCTGGAATCTCAACGCCGAAAACCGCCCAACCTCCATGTCCATGTTCGGGAACCGTTTGCAACAAAGATAAAACCAGTGGCAGCGATGGAACACATACCCCAGCAGGTCCTGGTAAACATGCGCATGGATACTGCGATACGGAAGTTGGTTTTGGTTCACGAGCAAAACAGCCAGCGATTTCGCTGGATGGCCAAGGGCGAAATGGGCCACCCCTCCTATGCAACCCTGTACCGGCCTGACATGCCGGTCCCTATTGCCGTACAAAGGAGTCTGTACGAGCACTTGGATGCTGATGAAGCAGCTATTCTTGGCCATCACTCACACTGCCGACCGTCCTGCCTCAATCCACAAGCTGCCTACCAAGATAGGCAAGGGGTCACAGCGGATGGCATCGTAGCCACAATCCCACAGTTTCTCGCTCTGTTACATTCGACCCAGTCAATTGTAGAAGttgcttcctctcccaagccatccgacgaggagagggcggagacgACATCAGGTGAACGCTTCCGGCGGTGCTCCATAAAACAGCCGTTCCAAGGGAAACGGCATACTGGGAGGGATGTTCACGTCGTGGTGCTGTTGCCAGCTTCCCGTTCCgcgtgggtggaggagaaacTTTTTTGGACAGACGAGCAAGGGCACCTTGCCGAGTTCAGGCAGAAACGATACAAGTCGGTAATAGATAGAGAACGGGacaggagaaggggaagatgtTTTGGCGAGTTCTCGGGGAGAAGGGGCAGAAGCCCGGGAGTTGGGGAGATCCGGAGTCCACCGTTGAGTGCTACCCTATGCGCAAGGGACTCGGTATGGTATGAGTGA
- a CDS encoding hypothetical protein (EggNog:ENOG503NXMG; CAZy:AA7; COG:C): MIAVSLSRVLLLAGTFARLGLAQTEPTILAEDGSVLPANETTVAPAAEVEVVEDAGEVLLLTDAVLANLTALDLSDINLFTFDEDVSGVTTKRSFSRGFQVGDCKVFPGDRAWPSRLSWTVFNLLTGGALIETVPIGAVCYPNSGVYNAAKCQYVLANWAQSALHASDPTSVMSPLYQGETCMPQNGQTGTCEMGSYPSYSVKIHSVYQVQLAVNFARNQDLRLVVHNTGHDFLGKSTGAGALSIWTHNLKDIKYVKSFRSPSYNGPALKLGAGVQVGELYAAANNLGVTAVGGECPGVGVAGGYLAGGGHSPLSSKYGLGSDQVLSIDVVLPNGRFVTATETKNTDLFWALRGGGGGTFGVVTSITVKVHPKQKFAGFSMTLNAGPESENSIAVFWQAMYAYWRKFPDYAAQGVYGYSTVFPLFTAAGGYSWTFHPFMMPNMTLAQFKVHVQPLLDEWTAMGLAFTPNFFEKDNLYDVWTQYFPAESVANSNMRTASRMFPASVWNNSTNRDALFDEMRAIVEEGSALIQYNMNPRQTEGTPNSAANSHWRDAIWFAIMGAGWAPGTPEPELAATNNKITHDWMERLRAWGPGGYGNEGDVMEPNFGEAFFGTNYQRLLSIKREVDPNDLFWAPTAVGAERWTIQGQPSWLTTQVGKLCKISN, translated from the exons ATGATTGCTGTATCCCTCTCCCGCGTCCTGCTCCTTGCGGGTACATTTGCTCGCCTCGGTTTGGCCCAGACAGAGCCAACCATTCTCGCCGAAGACGGGTCTGTCCTTC CTGCCAACGAGACCACCGTCGCCCCGGCtgccgaggtcgaggtggttgaggatgccGGTGAGGTCCTGCTGTTGACCGATGccgtcctcgccaaccttACCGCTCTTGACCTCAGCGACATCAATCTCTTCACCTTCGACGAAGACGTCTCCGGCGTAACCACCAAGAGAAGCTTCTCAAGGGGCTTCCAGGTCGGCGACTGCAAGGTGTTCCCCGGTGACCGTGCCTGGCCATCCCGTCTGAGCTGGACCGTCTTCAACCTCCTGACCGGTGGCGCCCTCATCGAGACTGTCCCCATCGGTGCCGTCTGCTACCCCAATAGCGGCGTCTACAATGCTGCCAAGTGCCAATATGTGCTTGCCAACTGGGCTCAGTCTGCTCTTCACGCAAGTGATCCCACCTCGGTCATGTCCCCCCTCTACCAGGGCGAGACGTGCATGCCCCAGAACGGCCAGACCGGCACCTGCGAGATGGGCAGCTATCCCTCCTACTCTGTGAAGATCCACAGCGTCTATCAAGTTCAGCTTGCCGTCAACTTTGCCCGCAACCAGGACCTCCGTCTTGTCGTCCATAACACGGGCCACGACTTCCTAGGTAAGTCGACTGGCGCCGGTGCCCTCTCGATCTGGacccacaacctcaaggaCATCAAGTATGTCAAGTCGTTCCGCAGCCCTTCCTACAATGGCCCTGCCCTCAAGCTCGGTGCCGGTGTCCAGGTTGGTGAGCTCTATGCGGccgccaacaacctcggTGTCACCGCTGTCGGTGGTGAGTGCcccggtgttggtgttgccgGTGGTTAccttgctggtggtggtcacTCGCCCCTGAGCAGCAAGTATGGTCTCGGTTCCGACCAGGTCCTCAGCATCGATGTCGTCCTCCCTAACGGCCGCTTCGTTACTGCCACCGAGACCAAGAACACCGACCTGTTCTGGGCTCTccgtggcggcggcgggggcaCTTTCGGTGTcgtcacctccatcaccgtcaAGGTCCACCCCAAGCAGAAGTTTGCTGGTTTCTCCATGACCCTCAACGCCGGCCCCGAGTCCGAGAACAGCATCGCCGTCTTCTGGCAGGCCATGTATGCCTACTGGCGCAAGTTCCCCGACTATGCCGCCCAGGGCGTCTATGGCTACTCCACCGTCTTCCCTCTAttcaccgccgccggtggcTACAGCTGgaccttccaccccttcatgATGCCCAACATGACCCTCGCCCAGTTCAAGGTTCACGTCCAGCCTCTCCTCGATGAGTGGACTGCCATGGGTCTcgccttcacccccaacttCTTCGAGAAGGACAACCTCTATGACGTCTGGACCCAGTACTTCCCTGCCGAGTCCGtggccaacagcaacatgCGCACCGCCTCCCGCATGTTCCCCGCCAGCGTCTGGAACAACTCGACCAACCGCGACGCCTTATTCGACGAGATGCGCGCCATTGTCGAGGAGGGCTCCGCACTCATCCAGTACAACATGAACCCCCGCCAGACCGAGGGCACTCCCAACTCGGCCGCCAACTCCCACTGGCGCGACGCCATCTGGTTCGCCATCATGGGCGCCGGCTGGGCCCCTGGCACCCCCGAGCCCGAGCTGgccgccaccaacaacaagattACCCACGACTGGATGGAGCGTCTCCGTGCCTGGGGCCCCGGTGGTTACGGCAACGAGGGCGATGTCATGGAGCCCAACTTTGGCGAGGCCTTCTTCGGCACCAACTACCAGCGCCTGCTCAGCATCAAGCGCGAGGTCGACCCCAACGATCTCTTCTGGGCTCCCACTGCCGTCGGTGCCGAGAGGTGGACCATCCAGGGCCAACCCAGCTGGTTAACCACCCAGGTCGGCAAGCTCTGCAAGATCTCCAACTAG
- a CDS encoding hypothetical protein (EggNog:ENOG503PX3R) has protein sequence MLVVTSRGVSTLAAVSNTAIMSTSTVEKRYLHSTSYSEAVVSDNYSFSPFSSPLTSLKFRNGMCLTAHREFLIQSPKLVSLITRHDSFPETISLPEVSYAAGQILVAHLYSGRWTELAWFGPDGDGLEDIARLETALEVYLAARKYELCSLEALAQIHIEQDAARLDIFTVIDVAKRVYPVPDSNDTWFQQHIKSRIKADFDKPDAALLARLDTNFADESSIIKLVLKGMLEAYREKTEALAQQAAALKRPCTPSSDGSFEEVECPSLRTVVEDKAVVCSKEDSQTTSAPTAPPALLPTEVAVEVSTTHANPLLDKSVYEIAPEALHATEEPTVPNVTPVPEPELEAQVSDHNGNSSGATTTGIKLKKCKHKSTKARWECKACGRCTRPSCVSCKCRMCTAKCREENHRAVSGPVVEEEVSPEVVPEVVVAEPAPVQAEDDGWDFAGTSSKTIPRNAQIDAAAAAAAVVVPEPKPEPKPEPTPAPEPQPIVEDIPRDSLDIANNDRKKEAKKGKQKAVARPETEPVMREIEPIALMEPAAGPKSKPSMEDNPWAFPSTKFTKKKAKAVVGTGSEPVNETGNAQLIAEIERGFPQGGWDFWGTSKKR, from the exons TAGTGTCGGACAACTACTCATTCTC GCCATTCAGCAGCCCTCTCACCAGCCTGAAGTTTCGAAACGGCATGTGCTTGACTGCACATCGAGAGTTCCTCATCCAGAGCCCCAAGCTGGTCTCACTCATCACTCGTCACGATTCCTTCCCCGAAACCATCAGCCTTCCAGAGGTTTCTTACGCTGCTGGCCAGATCCTGGTTGCCCACCTCTACAGCGGCCGCTGGACGGAGCTGGCATGGTTCGGGCCTGATGGCGACGGCCTCGAGGATATTGCCAGATTGGAAACAGCCCTCGAGGTCTACCTGGCCGCCAGGAAATACGAACTCTGCAGTCTCGAGGCTCTCGCTCAGATCCACATTGAGCAAGACGCAGCCAGGCTGGACATCTTTACTGTCATCGATGTCGCCAAGAGAGTGTATCCCGTGCCTGACAGCAACGACACTTGGTTCCAGCAGCATATCAAATCCCGCATCAAGGCCGATTTTGACAAGCCGGACGCTGCTCTGCTGGCCAGGCTGGATACCAACTTTGCTGATGAGTCCTCTATCATCAAGCTGGTCTTGAAAGGCATGCTTGAGGCCTATCGAGAAAAGACTGAGGCTCTGGCCCAACAGGCTGCAGCGTTGAAGAGACCTTGCACGCCATCAAGTGACGGGTcttttgaggaggttgagtgCCCATCGCTGCGGACTGTGGTTGAGGATAAAGCTGTTGTCTGTAGCAAGGAGGACAGCCAAACCACATCTGCCCCCACGGCACCGCCTGCTTTGCTACCTACCGAGGTGGCCGTCGAAGTCTCAACAACACATGCCAATCCACTGCTCGATAAGTCGGTTTACGAGATTGCACCTGAGGCATTACATGCGACTGAAGAGCCGACAGTGCCGAATGTTACTCCCGTGCCTGAGCCAGAGCTTGAGGCGCAAGTATCGGACCACAACGGCAACAGCAGCGGCGCCACGACAACAGGGATCAAACTGAAGAAGTGCAAACACAAGTCGACCAAGGCGCGCTGGGAGTGCAAGGCGTGCGGAAGGTGCACCAGACCCTCATGTGTGTCATGCAAGTGCAGGATGTGCACGGCCAAATGTCGTGAGGAAAACCATCGAGCCGTTTCTGGCCCagtggttgaagaggaggtttcCCCTGAGGTGGTGCCTGAGGTCGTTGTGGCAGAGCCCGCTCCAGTCCAggcggaggatgatggctgggATTTTGCGGGCACAAGTAGTAAGACCATTCCGAGGAATGCCCAGATCgatgcggcggcggcggcggcggcggtggtggtg CCCGAACCAAAGCCCGAACCAAAGCCCGAACCGACGCCTGCGCCGGAACCACAGCCCATTGTCGAAGATATTCCGCGAGACTCTCTTGATATCGCCAATAACGACAGGAAAaaggaggcgaagaaggggaagCAGAAGGCTGTGGCTCGCCCAGAGACTGAACCCGTGATGCGGGAGATTGAGCCAATCGCCCTGATGGAACCGGCTGCAGGACCAAAATCGAAGCCATCGATGGAGGACAACCCCTGGGCGTTTCCATCGACGAAGTTCACgaaaaagaaggcaaaggccgTCGTCGGCACTGGATCGGAACCTGTAAATGAGACCGGGAACGCCCAGCTCATCGCCGAGATTGAGCGTGGTTTTCCTCAGGGTGGGTGGGACTTTTGGGGAACGTCAAAAAAGCGATAG
- a CDS encoding hypothetical protein (COG:S; EggNog:ENOG503PC7D) yields MTLLPRHPPHPNVLDIPTPPLQQAGLFIIFFFTAIAFVAFLLRLFSRHKTGQWGLDDAMVGCAMLFSLLMIGPFYMYIKLGYFGWRQEDVPPTYDPTPAFWWFFLAQLFYNPILAFVKASVLLFLLRLGGQKPGVRMVIYVLNTFNALQAIAIFLVALLQCLPIEANWDFALKADPNTRCIDNSFHVIASCLTLLTDILVVVIPFWIFLGLKMKKAAKVAVLGIFLLGLAVTIIGAVRLNGIIKLFYSTPDGKDPFHDLTVTLSVVEANIAIVSACAPALRPLFRMWMPVLFGGTTERYGNRYTPNSKLPHYADQSNIKGGNGTGMRADDVTLQSIKATRNRDGHTECRSASPSGSEEEIMTYNGIMRTTDVRVQYDGASGFAVSPRDKSRPSVDSKGVDFVAVEEKRTV; encoded by the exons ATGaccctccttcctcgccacccACCGCACCCCAACGTGCTTGACATCCCAACACCGCCACTACAACAAGCCGGTCTCTTCATTATTTTCTTCTTCACAGCTATCGCCTTCGTTGCCTTCCTGCTCCGGCTCTTTTCCCGGCACAAAACTGGACAATGGGGTCTCGACGATGCTATGGTAGGCTGTGCCATGCTGTTCTCGCTCCTGATGATTGGGCCTTTCTATATGT ACATCAAACTCGGATACTTTGGCTGGAGACAAGAAGACGTCCCACCAACATATGATCCAACGCCGGCATTTTGGTGGTTCTTCCTAGCACAATTGTTTTACAACCCTATCTTGGCCTTCGTCAAGGCTTCGGTACTCCTGTTCCTGCTGAGACTCGGTGGTCAGAAGCCTGGCGTTAGAATGGTCATCTACGTCCTCAATACCTTCAACGCTCTGCAGGCTatcgccatcttcctggTTGCGCTGCTCCAGTGCTTGCCGATCGAGGCCAACTGGGACTTTGCCCTGAAGGCTGACCCCAACACCCGGTGTATCGACAACAGCTTCCACGTCATTGCGTCCTGCTTGACACTGCTCACTGACATcttggttgttgttattCCATTTTGGATTTTCTTGGGCCtcaagatgaagaaggcggccaagGTTGCTGTCTTGGGAATCTTCCTGCTCGGTCTTGC TGTCACCATTATCGGCGCGGTCCGACTCAacggcatcatcaagctCTTTTACAGCACGCCCGACGGCAAGGACCCATTCCACGACTTGACCGTCACCCTCTCCGTTGTCGAAGCCAACATCGCCATCGTGTCTGCCTGCGCGCCAGCCCTGCGACCGCTGTTCCGCATGTGGATGCCCGTCCTCTTCGGCGGCACCACCGAGCGCTACGGCAACAGGTacacccccaacagcaaactGCCTCACTACGCCGACCAGAGCAATATCAAGGGCGGCAACGGCACCGGCATGCGCGCGGACGACGTCACGCTCCAGAGCATCAAGGCGACGAGGAACCGCGACGGGCACACCGAGTGCCGGAGCGCCAGCCCGAGCgggagcgaggaggagatcatgACGTACAATGGCATTATGCGGACGACAGATGTCAGGGTACAGTACGACGGCGCGAGCGGGTTTGCGGTGTCACCAAGGGACAAGAGCAGGCCAAGTGTAGACTCCAAGGGGGTGGactttgttgctgttgaggagaagaggacaGTGTAA
- a CDS encoding hypothetical protein (EggNog:ENOG503PYIY) produces MAPGDTVRIRGNSVLYKVIAVNGCMLTILVMNPQPDGQYLDFSPTSIQTIDEYRVEKVDDC; encoded by the exons ATGGCT CCCGGAGATACAGTTCGAATTCGCGGCAACTCGGTCCTGTACAAAGTCATTGCAGTAAATGGCTGCATGCTCACCATCTTGGTCATGAATCCGCAACCAGATGGGCAGTACCTGGACTTCAGTCCGACCTCGATACAAACTATAGACGAATATCGCGTCGAAAAGGTGGATGATTGTTGA
- a CDS encoding hypothetical protein (EggNog:ENOG503P1CY; COG:Q), whose amino-acid sequence MASLAGRRMTRGAWAYVDAVDAKGEESHGRLVRNWEIDSGHHMMNTEEGKKVEAKLWSETMEELERVAGVRAFLGVQQQ is encoded by the exons ATGGCCAGTCTGGCAGGAAGGAGGATGACTCGGGGGGCGTGGGCGTATGTCGATGCGGTAGATGcgaagggagaggagagtCATGGAAGATTGGTAAGAAATTGGGAGATCGATTC GGGACACCACATGATGAATacagaagaaggaaagaaggTTGAAGCTAAGCTCTGGTCCGAGACtatggaggagctggaaagggTTGCAGGTGTCAGGGCATTTCTGGGAGTGCAACAGCAGTAA